The genome window GTGCGGAAATTATCCGGTTATGGGTAATGAGTGCTGATACTTCGGCTGATGTTCGTGTATCGATGGGAACATTCCAACAGATTTCCGAAGCATATCGTAAGTTGAGAAATACGTTCCGCTTCTTACTTGCTAATACTAGTGACTTCAATCCTGAAGAAAATACTGTTTCTTATGAGAAGTTACAATCGGTAGACAAGTACATGTTGGTTAAACTTAACCACTTCTTGAAGACAATGCGGGAAGATTTTGATAACTATGACTTCCTTGATGCTTATAAGGTATTGATCAATTTTGTAAACAACGATCTTTCAGCTTTCTACATGAACATTGCTAAAGATGTGCTCTATATTGAGGCTGAAAATTCAGAAGTTCGGCGGTCAATGCAAACTGTCTTCTATGATATCCTTTTGACACTTGTTAAGCTTCTTACACCAATCCTTCCTCACACTACAGAAGAAGTATGGAGCTACATGAATGAACCGGAAGATTTTGTTCAATTAACTGAAATTCCAGATCCACGGACATTCGCTGGTGAAGAAGAGCTATTGAGCAAGTGGGATGACTTTATGGAAGTACGTTCACATGTTCTGAAGAGTCTTGAAGAGGCACGGAATGCTAAGCTAATCGGTAAATCTCTTGAAGCTCAAGTTGATCTTTACTTAACCGATGACCAAAAGCAATTACTTGATAGTCTTAATGAAAACATTCAATTATTGCTAGGGGTTTCTGCTCTTCATGTACATCCAGCTGATGAAGCGCCTGCTGATGCTGACCAATACAACGATGGGGTAGCAGTTAAGGTTACAACCGCTAATGGTGAAACTTGTGCTCGTTGTCGTATGGTCAAGGAAGACGTTGGCAGTGATCCAGCATATCCTGAATTATGTGCTCGCTGTGCTGCTATTGTTCGGGAAAACTTCCCTGAAACAGCAGAAGATGGTTTAGAAGAATAATAATCTCTAAAAAAACTGGTTTTCGTTATCCAGTAAATGACAATTATTTTTAAGCGGTGTAAAATACCAAGTGACACTTGTTGCTTGGTATTTTATTATGGAGTTGGTAAAAATGCTCAAAGGAAAAGTAAAAAGTTTTGACGAACAAAAAGGATGGGGCTTTATTACAGTTCCCCATGAAGGAGAAATTTTTGTTCATTATAGTGGAATTGAAGGAACGCGTCGTCGCATCCTTCACCCTGATGAAGAGGTCTCATTAGTAATTGTTCAAGGACAAAAGGGACCGCAAGCAGCACATGTTCGTGTTTTAAGATAAGGATGGGTTCTAATGGAATTTGAAGAGCGACCAATAAGTAGTAAAACAGTTTTTCACGGCCATTTAATCGATGTTGAAGTACAGCAAGTTATCACCCCACATGGTAATAAAACACAACGAGAAATCGTCCACCACGCACCAGCAATTGCGATTTTGGCTTTGACGGCTGATAATAAAATGATTCTTGAAAAACAGTGGCGCGCACCAATTGCAAAAACAACCCTTGAAATTCCTGCGGGGAAGCTCGATCAACGTGATGCTGATAATGCTCTTCATGCGGCTAAACGTGAATTAAATGAAGAAACAAGGTATGAAGCAACAAGTTTAAAAAAGATTTCTTCATTTTATACTTCTGTTGGTTGTATGGATGAATACATGACTCTTTATTTGGCCACGGGATTAAAACGGGTTAGCAACGAGCTGCCGCAAGATCAAGATGAACAATTGATGTTAAAAGAAGTAACTTTACCACAAGCGCTTGAAATGATTGATCAAGGCGAAATTGAAGATGCTAAGACAATCATGGCAATCTATTACTGGCAAGGAATGAACAACCGTGGATAATAAACAACAAGATGAGCAACAATCACGTATGTCACGTAGCCAATATCGTCAACAGCAACGTCAGACTGAACAGCAACCTATTAATGAAGCAACAGAAAATACAACTGATCAACCTTATAGTCGCGAAGCAGTTGCTAGTCAACGTCATGACGAAACAGTGGCAGAAAAAACGGCGCGCTTGAAACGCCGCTTAAATATTGCAATCATTGCTTTGATTGTGGCAATTATTATTGTTTACTTAATACTATTTTATGTTGGATAGAAAAAGGAGAAAAATATGCGATTTGGAATTATTTGTGCAATGCCTGAAGAAATTAAAGAATTAACTGCAAAGTTATCTGATAAACAAGAGAAGAAAATCGGGGGTAAATCCTACCTTTTCGGTAAAATCAATAATCAAGACGTTGTATTAGTAGAATCTGGAATTGGTAAAGTGGAAGCTGGGATTACTACTGAACATTTAATTACCGATTGTGGGGCAGATGTTGTGATTAATTCTGGATCAGCTGGTGGAATTGGTGAAGGGTTACATGTTGGTGATATTGTAATTTCAACTGAAACGGCCTACCATGATGTTGATGCAACTGCATTTAATTACCGTTATGGCCAACTCCCAGGAAAAGAACCACGCTTTAAGGCTTCTGACCAATGGGGACAAGCCTTAGAAAAAGCCGGTGAAAAGACTGGCTTAAATGTAAAACGAGGATTAATTGTTTCTGGTGATCAATTTATTGCAAGTTCAGAAGCAATTAAAGAGATTTTGAATAATTTCCCTGATGCACTTTCTAGTGAAATGGAAGGGGCAGCGGTTGGACAAGTTGCCACTGACCACCAAATTCCATATGTGGTAGTTCGGGCAATGTCTGATACAGGTGATGAAGATGCCGGCGTTAGTTTTGACGACTTTATTATTGATGCCGGAAAACGCTCTGCAAATATGCTTCTTCAGCTCTTTGCAGATTTAGATAAGTAAATGGAAGGATGAAAAACTCGTGAGTGAGATTTATTTGGATAATGCAGCAACAACCCCAATGACCCCAGAAGTAATTGCGGAAGTGACTAAACAAATGCAAGAATCATGGGGAAATGCCTCAACTGGTTACTCTTATGGGCGTCATGCCAAACTTGTAATGGAAGATAGTCGTCACATTCTTGCCCAAAGCATTAATGCTGACGATAATGAGATTATCTTTACTAGTGGGGGAACTGAAAGTGATAATACTGCTATTATCCAAACTGCTTTTAAACGGCAGAATCTTGGTAAGCATATTATTACAACTGCCATTGAGCATGAGGCAGTCTTAAAACCTCTCCATTTTTTAGAAGAACATGGCTTTGAGGTAACCTATTTACCAGTTGATGAAAATGGTAATATCTCAATTGATGATTTTAAGGCCGCTCTTCGTGATGATACGATTTTAGTAACCATTATGATGGAAAACAATGAAGTGGGTAGTCAAATGCCTATCCATGAGATTGGTGAAATTTTGAAGGAACATCAAGCATGGTTTCATACAGATGCTGTTCAAGCATATGGACTGTTGCCAATCGATGTTAAAGCTGACCACATTGATATGCTTTCAACATCTGCCCATAAGATTAATGGGCCAAAGATGATGGGCTTTTTATATCGTCGTGATGGCATTAGTTTTCCAAGCTTTATTAAGGGTGGAGATCAAGAAACTAAACGCCGTGCGGGGACTGAAAATGTGCCTGGAATTGCCGGTTTTGCTAAAGCGGTAGAATTAAACACGCCGGAAGTAAAAGAAGAACGGCGCGATCGTTATTACGTCTTTAAGCAAAAGATTGTTAACGCACTTAAGGAAAATAATGTTGATTTTGAAATTAATGGTCAAATCAACAAAACTCACGTACTTAACTTATGGTTTAAAGGCATTTCAACTTATGTTATCCAGACAGACTTAGACCTTGCAGGCATCGCAGTCTCTGGTGGGTCTGCATGTACGGCGGGTAGTATTGAGCCATCTCACGTTTTAACAGCGATGTTTGGCGCTGATAGCCCCCGAATTAGTGAATCAATTCGAATTAGTTTTGGCGGGTTAAATACGGAAGAAGATATTGATCAGTTAATTGCTACGATTGTTAAAACCGTTGAAAACCTAAAGAAAATTAATGGGGATAATTAAAATGGAATTTACAAAAACAGTACAAATTTCTGGTGATAAGGATAAATACACAATTAGCCCAGAGATAAAAAAATATGCTTTGCTTGATTTAGGATTTGAACAGACGAACCGGGGAAACTTTGAATATTTAGGAAGTCTTGATACTGATAATCCATTTAAACCTGTAGCCCGTCTTCGGATTTTAATTAACAGTGATTTAGACGGTTTTAAAATGGAGACTCTTTCGGGAAATGGTTTAAGAAAAATTAATATTTTTAATCACCAACGCGCAGCTGAATTTATTCAACAATATCACTATATTTTAGATGAAATGGTTGCCCGGCAAATATTCACTAAATAAAAACTGTGCAGGGATTGAAATACTCTGGTACAATGGTTAACACTGGATGCATGCGACCTTCAATCGTAGATTATTCCAGAATCTATACGAAATGATGGTGATAATTAATGGCTGATAATAGTCATACACGTGTGGTAGTAGGAATGAGTGGAGGAGTCGACTCTTCAGTGACGGCTCTTCTCTTAAAGCGCCAAGGATACGATGTTGTTGGTGTCTTCATGAAAAACTGGGATGACACTGATGAAAATGGTGTTTGTACTGCCACTGAAGACTACAAAGATGTAGCAAAAGTTGCTTCTAAGATTGGGATTCCATACTATTCTGTTAACTTTGAGAAGGAATACTGGGATCGGGTTTTCAAGTATTTCATTGCTGAATACAAGAAAGGTCGTACACCAAATCCTGATGTTATTTGTAATAAAGAGATCAAGTTCAAGGCTTTTATTGAATATGCTAACCAATTAGGTGCTGATTACGTTGCTACTGGGCACTATGCTGATGTAAAGCGTGATGAGAACGGCCGGATGCACTTGATGCGTGCTAAAGACCAACACAAGGATCAAACTTACTTCTTAAGTCAACTTGATTACAAGCAGTTGGATAAGGTAATGTTTCCATTAGCTGGCTACACTAAGCCAGAAATTAGAAAGATTGCTGAAGAAGCAGGGCTTGCTACTGCTGATAAGAAGGATTCTGTTGGGATTTGCTTTATCGGTGAGGATGGTCATTTTCGTGAATTCTTGAGTCAATATATTCCAGCACAACCGGGAAATATGGAAACCCTTGATGGCAAAGTTGTTGGTCAGCATATGGGCTTAATGTATTACACCATCGGTCAACGTCGTGGGCTTGGCCTTGGTGGTAATAAGGAAAGTAATGAGCCATGGTTTGTAATCGGTAAGGATATGAAGAAGAACGTTCTTTATGTTGGTCAAGGATACGAAAACAGCCATCTTTATGCTACTCATCTTGAAGCGAGTGATATTCACTGGGTTGATGATGTTGTAAGTCGTTATGGGCGTGATTTTCATTGTACGGCCAAGTTCCGCTACCGTCAGACAGATGTTGGCGTTACTGTTCATTTGTCAGATGATGATCAAATGGTAACAGTTGAATTTGATGATCCTGCACGGGCCATCACTCCAGGTCAAGCAGTTGTCTTTTACGATGGAGAGGAATGCCTTGGGAGTGCGATTATTGATCGTGCTTACAGTCATGACCGGCAGCTTCAATACGTTTAATTCATATTTTTAGACTTTAAAGAAGGCAGGGGTAATTTCACTTTTGCCTTCTTAAATATACATAAAGTAATAACTCTGTGATAAACAATTGCCGCAAACTCTGGTAAGATAGTAAATAAAAGGGGTAACGACAGAGATGACAAAAGTTTATTTAATCCGGCATGGAAAAACGCAATGGAATTTAGAATCCCGTTATCAAGGTGCCAATGGCGATTCACCGTTACTAAAGGATAGTTATCGAGAAATTGAATTATTAGCAAGTTCTTTACAAAGGATTCCGTTTGAATACGCTTATACTAGTCCTTTAAAGCGTGCGCGCGTAACAGCTCAGGCATTATTGAACCATTTGAATCCAGAAATCCCATTAACAATTGATAGTCGGTTAAAAGAATTTAATTTAGGCAAAATGGAAGGAATGCATTTTGAAGACGTTGCGGCAAAATGGCCTGAAGTCTTAAAAAACTTTCGTCATCATCCTGATAAATATGATGAATCATTAGTAGAAGGAGAAAGTTTTCTAGAAGTAATCGCTCGTTTCCGTGCAGCAATTGAAGAGTATTGTCGCCAGTATCCTAATGGTAATATTCTCGTGATTTCACACGGAGCTGCCTTGAATGCTGCCATTAATGCATTGATTGGAACACCGCTTGCTCACTTGAAAGATCGTGGTGGACTAAGCAATACATCAACGACGATTCTTACTACTAATGATGGTCGCCATTTTGAACTTGAAAAATGGAATGATACATCTTACCTTCACAAGAGCAAGGTTGATCCGACTGATACGATTTAAGAGGTGATATTAATGACAGAGAAAAAAGATTTTCGTGATCCTAAGAAAAAGGAAACAGAAAAATTAGTTCATAAACTAGTTGAAGCAAT of Limosilactobacillus reuteri subsp. reuteri contains these proteins:
- a CDS encoding cold-shock protein, encoding MLKGKVKSFDEQKGWGFITVPHEGEIFVHYSGIEGTRRRILHPDEEVSLVIVQGQKGPQAAHVRVLR
- a CDS encoding histidine phosphatase family protein, whose translation is MTKVYLIRHGKTQWNLESRYQGANGDSPLLKDSYREIELLASSLQRIPFEYAYTSPLKRARVTAQALLNHLNPEIPLTIDSRLKEFNLGKMEGMHFEDVAAKWPEVLKNFRHHPDKYDESLVEGESFLEVIARFRAAIEEYCRQYPNGNILVISHGAALNAAINALIGTPLAHLKDRGGLSNTSTTILTTNDGRHFELEKWNDTSYLHKSKVDPTDTI
- the mnmA gene encoding tRNA 2-thiouridine(34) synthase MnmA codes for the protein MADNSHTRVVVGMSGGVDSSVTALLLKRQGYDVVGVFMKNWDDTDENGVCTATEDYKDVAKVASKIGIPYYSVNFEKEYWDRVFKYFIAEYKKGRTPNPDVICNKEIKFKAFIEYANQLGADYVATGHYADVKRDENGRMHLMRAKDQHKDQTYFLSQLDYKQLDKVMFPLAGYTKPEIRKIAEEAGLATADKKDSVGICFIGEDGHFREFLSQYIPAQPGNMETLDGKVVGQHMGLMYYTIGQRRGLGLGGNKESNEPWFVIGKDMKKNVLYVGQGYENSHLYATHLEASDIHWVDDVVSRYGRDFHCTAKFRYRQTDVGVTVHLSDDDQMVTVEFDDPARAITPGQAVVFYDGEECLGSAIIDRAYSHDRQLQYV
- a CDS encoding cysteine desulfurase family protein, with translation MSEIYLDNAATTPMTPEVIAEVTKQMQESWGNASTGYSYGRHAKLVMEDSRHILAQSINADDNEIIFTSGGTESDNTAIIQTAFKRQNLGKHIITTAIEHEAVLKPLHFLEEHGFEVTYLPVDENGNISIDDFKAALRDDTILVTIMMENNEVGSQMPIHEIGEILKEHQAWFHTDAVQAYGLLPIDVKADHIDMLSTSAHKINGPKMMGFLYRRDGISFPSFIKGGDQETKRRAGTENVPGIAGFAKAVELNTPEVKEERRDRYYVFKQKIVNALKENNVDFEINGQINKTHVLNLWFKGISTYVIQTDLDLAGIAVSGGSACTAGSIEPSHVLTAMFGADSPRISESIRISFGGLNTEEDIDQLIATIVKTVENLKKINGDN
- a CDS encoding 5'-methylthioadenosine/adenosylhomocysteine nucleosidase — encoded protein: MRFGIICAMPEEIKELTAKLSDKQEKKIGGKSYLFGKINNQDVVLVESGIGKVEAGITTEHLITDCGADVVINSGSAGGIGEGLHVGDIVISTETAYHDVDATAFNYRYGQLPGKEPRFKASDQWGQALEKAGEKTGLNVKRGLIVSGDQFIASSEAIKEILNNFPDALSSEMEGAAVGQVATDHQIPYVVVRAMSDTGDEDAGVSFDDFIIDAGKRSANMLLQLFADLDK
- a CDS encoding NUDIX hydrolase, with amino-acid sequence MEFEERPISSKTVFHGHLIDVEVQQVITPHGNKTQREIVHHAPAIAILALTADNKMILEKQWRAPIAKTTLEIPAGKLDQRDADNALHAAKRELNEETRYEATSLKKISSFYTSVGCMDEYMTLYLATGLKRVSNELPQDQDEQLMLKEVTLPQALEMIDQGEIEDAKTIMAIYYWQGMNNRG
- a CDS encoding DUF1831 domain-containing protein, encoding MEFTKTVQISGDKDKYTISPEIKKYALLDLGFEQTNRGNFEYLGSLDTDNPFKPVARLRILINSDLDGFKMETLSGNGLRKINIFNHQRAAEFIQQYHYILDEMVARQIFTK